A single genomic interval of Zingiber officinale cultivar Zhangliang chromosome 4A, Zo_v1.1, whole genome shotgun sequence harbors:
- the LOC121970614 gene encoding protein NETWORKED 1B-like isoform X2, translated as MATLSEAESRRLYSWWWDSHIIPKHSKWLQDNLADIDDKVKAMIRLVEEDADSFAKKAEMYFKKRPELMKLVEEFYRGYRALAERYDHATGALRQAHRTIAEAFPNQIPFDLFDEYLSLDAETNNPEMPQGNSHADHADNDLDATFMESEEGKVSEYRLLQKEIVRLSTENQELKKQISLESARADKNEGEVQRLKEIYSAAKFEKEESLTRYLESMTRISDLEDEVSHTKAELKKLGEEMILGATCLNNTEERRLALEKANRSLNLELDLLKKKMEHQQEELNQKGLELEILNVSLEDKDQRNVEAEIACQLIKKRHTDTLEEMRHQVLELEMEVEKLKDVDEELKKIREENVKLIEEQFSSSLKIFSLQDENFFLMDLKRKLEDEADLHMDEKEALQIQLDCLTQERDDLVVKCHALTDELQGVNLNVESLQTLIEDLRDANLELRDTIMENEDERTLYMLNLNHKQTMSKEIQVLEATLSNVNAELDRLRRKLKAANQQIEKLSKKNAFLENSQSDMNVELEDLRRKLKSAKESCKSLGNEKLRLLSENSTLKSQVESFKQNLQSLEGRYSEIESKSTNLEREKDSILRQIEELQDLLIMEKKENRNIFQSSKIQQNALENQILHLQGQARQWEENFQMEHHHIVDAQIEIFILQKCLSDMREVNLNLSFSSQKQEYELRCAEKLMLKLEQECLKLESKITSLTEHNTKVRDWLHVIIRSLRKDLEHASLDNSEDELVLQLILRELKQMQQTNSEVQDEKQYMFQEKSAVINLLQQFGKYVTELREEKTILERESEVRAENLTQIKCKNAEILATSELLRNEMQASNEREEALKIEVDLLFRQLACLQKTHSTLQTDCFEALEENKSLCRKLYNSRDNDDKLEEENNLLMEFIALDCLSVVCRSLISEINSALNLLINENNNLHKSNSKLELENTLVNGKIVMLEDENTHLKDSLADLKECRGDLLEVQYNVNHAISVSAKEQMEILQEEITVKNSTIHELEKKIYVLEGETIGLRSDLNEYSLFLESLWDDIAILEDLTLSLVRRYSTSTSINTIKEEDDQFQSSPYTKRGQEEDKEEFSATGPMGPQKLQDLHNKVKLLQEAVMDTGNVLVLERLDSSASLDAAWKEIEGLKTTGASDNDIARSKYKQLMSDIQIDIVLNSPRYKNGVLSHGLRNSKEAGELWGKYEEGCSTQNQSYRTAEMEGKLFDKECIGKLELPEKVESCRDWNRKVLDRLFSDAQRLLLLQAGIKELQKNMETPERINQPTRSELHAFGMQLKDTEGTISELIEVNGNLRKQVEDLFASPDDQSEKKASHSKRQKQISDWAQKVSEKIGRLELEMKKIQYGLLKLKDENANKRMRTMKRRAGIRLREYIYGRRNNRRQKEGSSCSCLRPAENSD; from the exons ATGGCAACATTGTCAGAAGCTGAATCCAGACGCTTGTATTCATGGTGGTGGGATAGTCATATCATCCCCAAGCACTCCAAATGGCTGCAGGATAATCTTGCAG ACATAGATGACAAGGTAAAAGCCATGATCAGACTTGTAGAAGAAGATGCTGATTCTTTTGCGAAAAAAGCAGAAATGTACTTCAAGAAACGTCCTGAGCTTATGAAATTGGTAGAGGAATTTTACCGTGGCTACCGTGCGCTGGCAGAACGATATGATCATGCGACTGGGGCACTTCGTCAGGCTCACCGAACTATAGCTGAAGCATTTCCTAACCAAATTCCTTTCGACTTGTTCGATGAGTACCTATCCCTGGATGCAGAGACAAATAATCCTGAAATGCCGCAAGGAAATTCACATGCAGATCATGCAGATAATGATCTTGATGCAACTTTCATGGAGAGTGAGGAAGGCAAAGTTTCAGAGTATAGATTACTTCAGAAAGAAATAGTGAGGCTGTCGACTGAAAACCAGGAGCTGAAGAAGCAAATTAGTTTGGAATCAGCACGTGCTGATAAAAATGAAGGGGAAGTTCAACGCCTAAAAGAGATCTACTCTGCagcaaaatttgaaaaagaagaatcaCTTACTCGATATCTGGAGTCTATGACGAGAATATCTGACTTGGAAGATGAAGTCTCTCACACCAAAGCTGAGCTTAAGAAACTCGGTGAGGAGATGATCTTAGGAGCTACATGTTTAAACAACACCGAGGAACGGAGGCTTGCCTTGGAGAAGGCTAATCGATCATTAAATTTGGAACTTGACCTCCTAAAGAAAAAAATGGAGCATCAACAGGAGGAGCTAAACCAAAAGGGGCTGGAGCTGGAAATCCTCAATGTCTCCTTAGAAGATAAAGATCAAAGAAACGTGGAAGCTGAGATAGCTTGCCAATTGATTAAAAAGAGGCATACCGATACCCTTGAAGAGATGAGGCATCAGGTACTGGAGCTCGAAATGGAAGTTGAGAAACTGAAGGATGTGGATGAAGAACTTAAGAAGATCAGGGAGGAGAATGTGAAGCTAATTGAGGAACAATTTTCGTCTTCTCTAAAAATATTTAGCCTGCAGGATGAGAATTTTTTCCTGATGGATTTGAAAAGGAAACTTGAAGATGAAGCTGATCTTCATATGGATGAAAAGGAAGCTCTTCAGATACAACTAGATTGTCTTACACAAGAAAGAGATGATTTGGTAGTTAAGTGTCATGCACTTACAGATGAACTTCAGGGAGTTAATTTAAATGTAGAATCCCTTCAGACCTTAATAGAGGATTTGAGGGATGCAAACCTTGAACTTAGGGATACAATCATGGAAAATGAGGACGAAAGAACTCTTTACATGCTTAACCTAAACCATAAGCAAACAATGTCAAAGGAGATTCAAGTATTAGAAGCTACACTTTCGAACGTAAATGCTGAATTAGACAGATTAAGAAGGAAG TTGAAGGCTGCAAATCAGCAAATAGAGAAGCTCTCAAAGAAAAATGCATTCCTAGAGAACTCCCAATCTGATATGAATGTTGAACTCGAGGATTTGAGAAGAAAGTTGAAGAGTGCGAAAGAATCCTGCAAGTCTCTTGGCAATGAGAAATTACGTCTTCTTTCTGAGAACAGCACGCTCAAATCACAG GTTGAAAGCTTTAAACAGAATCTGCAGAGCTTGGAAGGCAGGTATTCTGAGATAGAGAGCAAAAGCACTAACCTAGAGAGGGAGAAAGATTCAATCCTTCGTCAAATAGAAGAACTGCAAGATTTATTAATcatggaaaagaaagaaaaccgTAACATTTTTCAGTCTAGCAAAATTCAACAGAATGCATTAGAAAATCAGATATTGCACCTTCAGGGACAAGCTAGGCAATGGGAGGAGAATTTTCAAATGGAACATCACCACATTGTAGATGCTCAGATCGAAATTTTCATATTGCAGAAATGCTTAAGTGATATGAGAGAGGTGAACTTGAACTTATCGTTCTCATCTCAAAAACAGGAATATGAATTAAGATGTGCTGAGAAACTTATGCTGAAGCTTGAGCAGGAATGCTTGAAACTGGAGAGTAAGATAACATCTTTAACAGAACATAACACGAAAGTAAGGGACTGGCTACACGTGATAATAAGATCACTTAGGAAGGATCTTGAGCATGCTTCTTTAGACAATAGCGAAGATGAATTAGTTTTGCAGCTTATATTGCGTGAACTGAAACAAATGCAACAGACTAATTCAGAGGTCCAGGATGAAAAGCAGTATATGTTTCAGGAGAAATCAGCTGTCATTAACCTTCTACAGCAGTTTGGGAAGTATGTCACAGAACTAAGAGAAGAGAAGACCATTCTTGAGAGAGAATCTGAAGTAAGAGCAGAGAATCTCACCCAGATAAAATGCAAGAATGCTGAAATCCTTGCAACGAGTGAACTTCTGAGGAACGAGATGCAGGCAAGCAACGAACGAGAAGAAGCCTTGAAAATTGAAGTGGATTTGCTATTCAGACAGTTAGCTTGTCTACAAAAAACTCACAGCACATTACAAACTGATTGCTTTGAGGCACTGGAAGAAAATAAGTCTCTCTGTAGGAAGCTATATAACTCGAGAGACAATGATGACAAACTGGAAGAGGAGAACAATCTTCTTATGGAATTTATTGCTTTGGACTGCCTTTCTGTGGTGTGTAGGAGTCTTATCTCAGAGATAAATTCAGCTCTGAATCTATTGATTAATGAAAATAACAATCTCCACAAGTCCAACAGCAAGCTTGAACTGGAGAACACGCTCGTCAATGGGAAAATAGTAATGCTTGAAGATGAAAACACACATCTGAAGGACTCGTTGGCTGACCTAAAAGAGTGCAGAGGTGATTTGCTAGAAGTCCAGTATAATGTCAATCATGCTATAAGTGTTAGTGCAAAAGAACAAATGGAAATTCTCCAGGAGGAAATCACAGTAAAAAATTCAACTATACATGAGTTGGAGAAAAAGATTTATGTCCTCGAAGGAGAAACAATTGGACTAAGAAGCGATTTGAATGAGTATTCACTGTTTTTGGAGTCCCTCTGGGATGACATTGCAATCCTAGAAGATCTCACACTTTCCCTTGTGAGGCGGTATTCTACTTCAACTTCAATAAATACGATAAAAGAGGAG GATGATCAGTTTCAGTCTTCTCCCTATACCAAGAGGGGCCAAGAAGAAGATAAGGAAGAATTTAGTGCCACCGGACCTATGGGACCTCAAAAACTGCAAGATTTGCACAACAAGGTGAAGCTGCTTCAGGAGGCTGTGATGGATACAGGAAATGTTCTGGTGCTTGAACGATTAGATTCGAGTGCTAGTTTGGATGCTGCATGGAAAGAAATTGAAGGGTTAAAAACGACGGGAGCCTCTGACAACGACATCGCTAGATCAAAGTATAAGCAGCTCATGAGCGACATACAAATCGATATCGTTTTGAATTCTCCAAGGTACAAGAACGGTGTTCTTTCCCATGGCCTAAGAAACTCTAAAGAGGCTGGTGAACTGTGGGGAAAATATGAAGAGGGGTGCAGCACCCAAAATCAGAGCTACCGAACTGCAGAAATGGAAGGAAAGCTATTTGATAAAGAATGCATCGGCAAGCTAGAACTCCCTGAGAAAGTAGAATCATGTCGTGACTGGAACAGAAAGGTCTTAGATAGACTCTTTTCTGATGCACAGAGGTTGCTGCTTCTGCAAGCGGGTATAAAGGAACTACAGAAGAACATGGAAACACCTGAAAGGATCAACCAGCCTACTAGATCAGAGCTCCATGCCTTCGGCATGCAATTGAAAGACACCGAGGGAACCATATCAGAGCTCATTGAAGTTAATGGTAATTTGAGAAAGCAAGTGGAAGACCTTTTTGCTTCCCCTGACGATCAGTCAGAGAAGAAGGCTAGTCACAGCAAAAGGCAGAAGCAAATCTCCGACTGGGCACAGAAGGTGTCTGAGAAAATCGGAAGGTTGGAATTGGAGATGAAGAAGATTCAATACGGTTTACTGAAATTGAAAGATGAAAATGCAAATAAAAGAATGAGGACGATGAAACGGAGAGCTGGGATTCGTCTGAGGGAATACATCTATGGAAGGAGAAACAACAGGAGACAGAAGGAAGGTTCTTCCTGCAGCTGTTTGAGGCCTGCAGAGAACAGTGACTAA
- the LOC121970613 gene encoding FCS-Like Zinc finger 8-like, which translates to MLKRRSRSVGGKEGFTMSDSNSPQSPSASNNFSKLAASSHLLFRSFSSKRFADIEAAVSPTSILETRPFSSFCSISNSDRQTKKPPFDAVEPIGLGIVDALNGEKARKNSERRMVIFGSQLSVRIPSNGSVEFPNSPIEFGVKNKESQLALFSLARKSSGHEVPTVSGSISMSEMELSEDYTRVISHGPNPKTTHIFGNRIVASCGDESSTTRKENYHGADSADGFLTSCHACKRILGEGIDIFIYRGEKAFCSIECRQREIGYR; encoded by the exons ATGTTGAAGAGGAGATCCAGATCGGTAGGCGGCAAGGAGGGCTTCACGATGTCTGATTCGAACTCTCCTCAATCTCCCTCTGCGAGCAATAACTTCAGCAAGCTCGCTGCTTCCTCCCATTTGCTCTTCCGGAGCTTCTCCTCCAAGAGGTTCGCAGACATCGAGGCAGCCGTGAGCCCGACCTCCATACTCGAGACCCGGCCCTTCTCCTCCTTCTGCAGCATCTCGAACTCCGATAGGCAGACAAAGAAGCCTCCTTTTGACGCCGTCGAGCCCATCGGCCTTGGCATAGTCGACGCACTCAATGGGGAAAAAGCCAGAAAGAACTCCGAGCGCAGAATGGTCATCTTTGGGTCGCAATTGAGCGTTCGGATTCCCTCCAATGGCTCTGTCGAGTTTCCGAATTCTCCAATCGAGTTCGGGGTCAAGAACAAGGAGTCTCAATTGGCTCTCTTCTCCCTCGCCCGGAAATCCTCCGGCCATGAGGTACCTACCGTCTCTGGGTCCATCTCCATGAGTGAGATGGAGCTCTCGGAAGACTACACTCGTGTGATCTCACACGGGCCAAATCCGAAAACCACTCACATCTTCGGCAATCGCATCGTGGCGAGCTGCGGCGATGAATCCAGCACCACAAGGAAGGAGAATTACCATGGCGCTGATTCCGCAGATGGATTTTTGACTTCTTGCCATGCATGCAAGAGGATTCTTGGAGAAGGGATCGATATCTTTATATACAG AGGGGAGAAAGCATTTTGCAGCATCGAGTGTCGGCAACGCGAGATAGGATATCGATGA
- the LOC121970614 gene encoding protein NETWORKED 1B-like isoform X1 has product MATLSEAESRRLYSWWWDSHIIPKHSKWLQDNLADIDDKVKAMIRLVEEDADSFAKKAEMYFKKRPELMKLVEEFYRGYRALAERYDHATGALRQAHRTIAEAFPNQIPFDLFDEYLSLDAETNNPEMPQGNSHADHADNDLDATFMESEEGKVSEYRLLQKEIVRLSTENQELKKQISLESARADKNEGEVQRLKEIYSAAKFEKEESLTRYLESMTRISDLEDEVSHTKAELKKLGEEMILGATCLNNTEERRLALEKANRSLNLELDLLKKKMEHQQEELNQKGLELEILNVSLEDKDQRNVEAEIACQLIKKRHTDTLEEMRHQVLELEMEVEKLKDVDEELKKIREENVKLIEEQFSSSLKIFSLQDENFFLMDLKRKLEDEADLHMDEKEALQIQLDCLTQERDDLVVKCHALTDELQGVNLNVESLQTLIEDLRDANLELRDTIMENEDERTLYMLNLNHKQTMSKEIQVLEATLSNVNAELDRLRRKVDELEDSSAHLCGRISIYLAEKASLLSQLKAANQQIEKLSKKNAFLENSQSDMNVELEDLRRKLKSAKESCKSLGNEKLRLLSENSTLKSQVESFKQNLQSLEGRYSEIESKSTNLEREKDSILRQIEELQDLLIMEKKENRNIFQSSKIQQNALENQILHLQGQARQWEENFQMEHHHIVDAQIEIFILQKCLSDMREVNLNLSFSSQKQEYELRCAEKLMLKLEQECLKLESKITSLTEHNTKVRDWLHVIIRSLRKDLEHASLDNSEDELVLQLILRELKQMQQTNSEVQDEKQYMFQEKSAVINLLQQFGKYVTELREEKTILERESEVRAENLTQIKCKNAEILATSELLRNEMQASNEREEALKIEVDLLFRQLACLQKTHSTLQTDCFEALEENKSLCRKLYNSRDNDDKLEEENNLLMEFIALDCLSVVCRSLISEINSALNLLINENNNLHKSNSKLELENTLVNGKIVMLEDENTHLKDSLADLKECRGDLLEVQYNVNHAISVSAKEQMEILQEEITVKNSTIHELEKKIYVLEGETIGLRSDLNEYSLFLESLWDDIAILEDLTLSLVRRYSTSTSINTIKEEDDQFQSSPYTKRGQEEDKEEFSATGPMGPQKLQDLHNKVKLLQEAVMDTGNVLVLERLDSSASLDAAWKEIEGLKTTGASDNDIARSKYKQLMSDIQIDIVLNSPRYKNGVLSHGLRNSKEAGELWGKYEEGCSTQNQSYRTAEMEGKLFDKECIGKLELPEKVESCRDWNRKVLDRLFSDAQRLLLLQAGIKELQKNMETPERINQPTRSELHAFGMQLKDTEGTISELIEVNGNLRKQVEDLFASPDDQSEKKASHSKRQKQISDWAQKVSEKIGRLELEMKKIQYGLLKLKDENANKRMRTMKRRAGIRLREYIYGRRNNRRQKEGSSCSCLRPAENSD; this is encoded by the exons ATGGCAACATTGTCAGAAGCTGAATCCAGACGCTTGTATTCATGGTGGTGGGATAGTCATATCATCCCCAAGCACTCCAAATGGCTGCAGGATAATCTTGCAG ACATAGATGACAAGGTAAAAGCCATGATCAGACTTGTAGAAGAAGATGCTGATTCTTTTGCGAAAAAAGCAGAAATGTACTTCAAGAAACGTCCTGAGCTTATGAAATTGGTAGAGGAATTTTACCGTGGCTACCGTGCGCTGGCAGAACGATATGATCATGCGACTGGGGCACTTCGTCAGGCTCACCGAACTATAGCTGAAGCATTTCCTAACCAAATTCCTTTCGACTTGTTCGATGAGTACCTATCCCTGGATGCAGAGACAAATAATCCTGAAATGCCGCAAGGAAATTCACATGCAGATCATGCAGATAATGATCTTGATGCAACTTTCATGGAGAGTGAGGAAGGCAAAGTTTCAGAGTATAGATTACTTCAGAAAGAAATAGTGAGGCTGTCGACTGAAAACCAGGAGCTGAAGAAGCAAATTAGTTTGGAATCAGCACGTGCTGATAAAAATGAAGGGGAAGTTCAACGCCTAAAAGAGATCTACTCTGCagcaaaatttgaaaaagaagaatcaCTTACTCGATATCTGGAGTCTATGACGAGAATATCTGACTTGGAAGATGAAGTCTCTCACACCAAAGCTGAGCTTAAGAAACTCGGTGAGGAGATGATCTTAGGAGCTACATGTTTAAACAACACCGAGGAACGGAGGCTTGCCTTGGAGAAGGCTAATCGATCATTAAATTTGGAACTTGACCTCCTAAAGAAAAAAATGGAGCATCAACAGGAGGAGCTAAACCAAAAGGGGCTGGAGCTGGAAATCCTCAATGTCTCCTTAGAAGATAAAGATCAAAGAAACGTGGAAGCTGAGATAGCTTGCCAATTGATTAAAAAGAGGCATACCGATACCCTTGAAGAGATGAGGCATCAGGTACTGGAGCTCGAAATGGAAGTTGAGAAACTGAAGGATGTGGATGAAGAACTTAAGAAGATCAGGGAGGAGAATGTGAAGCTAATTGAGGAACAATTTTCGTCTTCTCTAAAAATATTTAGCCTGCAGGATGAGAATTTTTTCCTGATGGATTTGAAAAGGAAACTTGAAGATGAAGCTGATCTTCATATGGATGAAAAGGAAGCTCTTCAGATACAACTAGATTGTCTTACACAAGAAAGAGATGATTTGGTAGTTAAGTGTCATGCACTTACAGATGAACTTCAGGGAGTTAATTTAAATGTAGAATCCCTTCAGACCTTAATAGAGGATTTGAGGGATGCAAACCTTGAACTTAGGGATACAATCATGGAAAATGAGGACGAAAGAACTCTTTACATGCTTAACCTAAACCATAAGCAAACAATGTCAAAGGAGATTCAAGTATTAGAAGCTACACTTTCGAACGTAAATGCTGAATTAGACAGATTAAGAAGGAAGGTAGATGAATTAGAAGACTCCTCTGCTCATTTGTGTGGTAGGATATCCATATATCTAGCTGAAAAGGCATCACTTTTGTCACAGTTGAAGGCTGCAAATCAGCAAATAGAGAAGCTCTCAAAGAAAAATGCATTCCTAGAGAACTCCCAATCTGATATGAATGTTGAACTCGAGGATTTGAGAAGAAAGTTGAAGAGTGCGAAAGAATCCTGCAAGTCTCTTGGCAATGAGAAATTACGTCTTCTTTCTGAGAACAGCACGCTCAAATCACAG GTTGAAAGCTTTAAACAGAATCTGCAGAGCTTGGAAGGCAGGTATTCTGAGATAGAGAGCAAAAGCACTAACCTAGAGAGGGAGAAAGATTCAATCCTTCGTCAAATAGAAGAACTGCAAGATTTATTAATcatggaaaagaaagaaaaccgTAACATTTTTCAGTCTAGCAAAATTCAACAGAATGCATTAGAAAATCAGATATTGCACCTTCAGGGACAAGCTAGGCAATGGGAGGAGAATTTTCAAATGGAACATCACCACATTGTAGATGCTCAGATCGAAATTTTCATATTGCAGAAATGCTTAAGTGATATGAGAGAGGTGAACTTGAACTTATCGTTCTCATCTCAAAAACAGGAATATGAATTAAGATGTGCTGAGAAACTTATGCTGAAGCTTGAGCAGGAATGCTTGAAACTGGAGAGTAAGATAACATCTTTAACAGAACATAACACGAAAGTAAGGGACTGGCTACACGTGATAATAAGATCACTTAGGAAGGATCTTGAGCATGCTTCTTTAGACAATAGCGAAGATGAATTAGTTTTGCAGCTTATATTGCGTGAACTGAAACAAATGCAACAGACTAATTCAGAGGTCCAGGATGAAAAGCAGTATATGTTTCAGGAGAAATCAGCTGTCATTAACCTTCTACAGCAGTTTGGGAAGTATGTCACAGAACTAAGAGAAGAGAAGACCATTCTTGAGAGAGAATCTGAAGTAAGAGCAGAGAATCTCACCCAGATAAAATGCAAGAATGCTGAAATCCTTGCAACGAGTGAACTTCTGAGGAACGAGATGCAGGCAAGCAACGAACGAGAAGAAGCCTTGAAAATTGAAGTGGATTTGCTATTCAGACAGTTAGCTTGTCTACAAAAAACTCACAGCACATTACAAACTGATTGCTTTGAGGCACTGGAAGAAAATAAGTCTCTCTGTAGGAAGCTATATAACTCGAGAGACAATGATGACAAACTGGAAGAGGAGAACAATCTTCTTATGGAATTTATTGCTTTGGACTGCCTTTCTGTGGTGTGTAGGAGTCTTATCTCAGAGATAAATTCAGCTCTGAATCTATTGATTAATGAAAATAACAATCTCCACAAGTCCAACAGCAAGCTTGAACTGGAGAACACGCTCGTCAATGGGAAAATAGTAATGCTTGAAGATGAAAACACACATCTGAAGGACTCGTTGGCTGACCTAAAAGAGTGCAGAGGTGATTTGCTAGAAGTCCAGTATAATGTCAATCATGCTATAAGTGTTAGTGCAAAAGAACAAATGGAAATTCTCCAGGAGGAAATCACAGTAAAAAATTCAACTATACATGAGTTGGAGAAAAAGATTTATGTCCTCGAAGGAGAAACAATTGGACTAAGAAGCGATTTGAATGAGTATTCACTGTTTTTGGAGTCCCTCTGGGATGACATTGCAATCCTAGAAGATCTCACACTTTCCCTTGTGAGGCGGTATTCTACTTCAACTTCAATAAATACGATAAAAGAGGAG GATGATCAGTTTCAGTCTTCTCCCTATACCAAGAGGGGCCAAGAAGAAGATAAGGAAGAATTTAGTGCCACCGGACCTATGGGACCTCAAAAACTGCAAGATTTGCACAACAAGGTGAAGCTGCTTCAGGAGGCTGTGATGGATACAGGAAATGTTCTGGTGCTTGAACGATTAGATTCGAGTGCTAGTTTGGATGCTGCATGGAAAGAAATTGAAGGGTTAAAAACGACGGGAGCCTCTGACAACGACATCGCTAGATCAAAGTATAAGCAGCTCATGAGCGACATACAAATCGATATCGTTTTGAATTCTCCAAGGTACAAGAACGGTGTTCTTTCCCATGGCCTAAGAAACTCTAAAGAGGCTGGTGAACTGTGGGGAAAATATGAAGAGGGGTGCAGCACCCAAAATCAGAGCTACCGAACTGCAGAAATGGAAGGAAAGCTATTTGATAAAGAATGCATCGGCAAGCTAGAACTCCCTGAGAAAGTAGAATCATGTCGTGACTGGAACAGAAAGGTCTTAGATAGACTCTTTTCTGATGCACAGAGGTTGCTGCTTCTGCAAGCGGGTATAAAGGAACTACAGAAGAACATGGAAACACCTGAAAGGATCAACCAGCCTACTAGATCAGAGCTCCATGCCTTCGGCATGCAATTGAAAGACACCGAGGGAACCATATCAGAGCTCATTGAAGTTAATGGTAATTTGAGAAAGCAAGTGGAAGACCTTTTTGCTTCCCCTGACGATCAGTCAGAGAAGAAGGCTAGTCACAGCAAAAGGCAGAAGCAAATCTCCGACTGGGCACAGAAGGTGTCTGAGAAAATCGGAAGGTTGGAATTGGAGATGAAGAAGATTCAATACGGTTTACTGAAATTGAAAGATGAAAATGCAAATAAAAGAATGAGGACGATGAAACGGAGAGCTGGGATTCGTCTGAGGGAATACATCTATGGAAGGAGAAACAACAGGAGACAGAAGGAAGGTTCTTCCTGCAGCTGTTTGAGGCCTGCAGAGAACAGTGACTAA